The sequence gacccagagccatcCTGTACCCCAGGCCGGATTAAGAGCACCTCCTGGGGTCCCACTGCCCGTGTTCCCACCATCCTTTTGAGGTGATCAAAGCGCCCATCACACAGTGTTACCATAAACTGCGTCTACATTCTCTTTGGGAGCAGCCTGGAATCCACAAGTGTTTGAGGGAGAAacgggaggaaggaaggaaggaagggggaaacgccccagagagggagagcaccGGTTCCCCGTGTTCTGCCTCGCCCTCCCTCAGACACCAGGTCGGGATCCCCAGGCAGGGCCAGCTTTACTGCTTTCGGGTGCGGGGAGGGAAAGAACCCGAGGCCCTGGAGGAGCGCAAAGGCACCGAGGCGCTTGCCAGCAGCTGCAGGGCCGAGGGCTACAACCTCCATGGCAGCTGGAAGTCCTCGGGCTCCAGCGGACTGCAGTGAGTCGCCTCCACATTCCTGAGGTGTTTGCGAGCCAGGAACAGCGCGAGCTGCCGGCGCCGCCGCGGGCTCAGGCCCCGGCCCACCAGCCAGGGGAAGGAGAGCCCGTGCGGCCCCCAGGCCTGCTCGTCCTCCCGCTCGTCCTCGCAGCGCGCGTGGTAGGAGCGCAGCAGGGCCAGGCACCACTCGTCGTCCACGCGGTAGCGCGCATAGAAGGCGGCCTCCTGCGCCCGGCTGCCGGCGCGGAGCCAGCGCGTGACGACCGCGAGGCCCTCCCGCGCCATCACGACCGGGTAGCGGTGCTGCAGCAGACGCAGGAGCAGCTCGTTGCCGCGGTTGCCCTCCACGTCGCCGGACGGCAGGGGGCGCAGGTGGCCCGAGGTGCTGACCACGTCGTCCTGCGTGCGCCGCAGCAGCAGCACCGGCCCCGGGTAGCGGCACAGCTGCTCCGCCACGTTGAGGTTGAAGTGCTCGCGCACTGTGCGCACCACGAGGCCCTTCCAGCTGTGGGGCATGACCTTCAGGGCCAGCGGCACGAGGTCGTCGAAGGTGGCGTCGAGCACCAGCGCACCGAGCTCCGGGTATGTCATGGTGGCCCAGGTGGCCGTGAAGCCCCCGATGGACCAGCCGTAGACCACCACGTGCGCGGGCGGGAAGTGAAGGCGGTGCAGCGCGTACTTGACCACCACGTCCACCGCGTTGGCGTCATGCTGCGGGAACGGCGCGCCCGTGCTGCCCCCGAAGCCCGGGTGGTTCCAGCCCAGCACCGAGTAGCCAGCCTCCAGGGGCGCCGACAGGCAGCCCATCTCGTAGAAGCCCGCGTTGCCTTCGCAGCAGATGACGAGGCGCAGGCCGCGGCCTTGGCTGCCCGGGTGCTGGCGGcgatccatgaacatggtgtCGATCTCATTGCCGTCGCAGGCCACCAGCTTGGCGCGCCGGCCGCGGTAGCGCTCCACGAGGCGCTCTTGGCCCTGctgcagcagcggcagcagcgcgCGAGTCATCAGGAACATGGAGCCCGGGTACACGAGCCAGCGGCCCAGCGAGTGGGCCAGCGCGTAGCTGGCGAGCTGGCCCGGCAGCTCGCGGATCTGCTGCAGGAGGCACTGCGTCTGACTGCGCGCCCCGCGCAGCGGTCGCCCTGGCGCGTCCCCGCCCAGAGCCGCGCCCCGCAGCAGCCACACGCCCGCCGCGGCCGCGGCGCACGTCAGCGCGCGGTGACCGCTGCCTCCCCCGCCGGCGGCGCGCACGTCCTCCCAGCGGAAGTCCACGGGCCGGCTGCGGAAGTTGTCGGTGTAGTGGGCGGTCAGGTAGATCTTGAACACGTGCACCAGCGCCTTCACGAAGCAGACGACACACATGGGCGTCGAGGCTACGGGGCGCCCCGCGCGAGCCGTAACGCCCAGTCGCCAGGCCGGGGTCGCGGCTGGAGGCCCAGGCCC comes from Neovison vison isolate M4711 chromosome 8, ASM_NN_V1, whole genome shotgun sequence and encodes:
- the ABHD16B gene encoding protein ABHD16B; translation: MCVVCFVKALVHVFKIYLTAHYTDNFRSRPVDFRWEDVRAAGGGGSGHRALTCAAAAAGVWLLRGAALGGDAPGRPLRGARSQTQCLLQQIRELPGQLASYALAHSLGRWLVYPGSMFLMTRALLPLLQQGQERLVERYRGRRAKLVACDGNEIDTMFMDRRQHPGSQGRGLRLVICCEGNAGFYEMGCLSAPLEAGYSVLGWNHPGFGGSTGAPFPQHDANAVDVVVKYALHRLHFPPAHVVVYGWSIGGFTATWATMTYPELGALVLDATFDDLVPLALKVMPHSWKGLVVRTVREHFNLNVAEQLCRYPGPVLLLRRTQDDVVSTSGHLRPLPSGDVEGNRGNELLLRLLQHRYPVVMAREGLAVVTRWLRAGSRAQEAAFYARYRVDDEWCLALLRSYHARCEDEREDEQAWGPHGLSFPWLVGRGLSPRRRRQLALFLARKHLRNVEATHCSPLEPEDFQLPWRL